A stretch of Podospora bellae-mahoneyi strain CBS 112042 chromosome 5, whole genome shotgun sequence DNA encodes these proteins:
- the gpi1_2 gene encoding pig-Q (COG:M; COG:O; EggNog:ENOG503NXZC) has protein sequence MSQSLAPECNELKERYDTCFLKWYSEKYLRGTSTSDNNECATMFKEYNRALKERGIDKLLDEAREDFKENDATLLGKKKSHDKLPKACSAGSTPPPLRDSMHPFSVLTLGIFVAGYITARWDLVTRLYELAIFAWDYGVVVMLAHPLFPPRLRLSHPASLSNLRTSAQSRAAKGFAALSLVFLLIFIPVERLAARESTLHPRAPGSGVSAREQLRRRGSF, from the exons ATGTCTCAATCACTTGCCCCAGAATGCAACGAGCTGAAAGA ACGCTACGACACCTGCTTCTTGAAATGGTACAGCGAAA AGTACCTGAGGGGGACCAGTACCTCGGACAATAACGAATGCGCCACCATGTTTAAGGAGTACAAC CGCGCACTCAAGGAACGGGGGATAGACAAGTTGCTGGACGAGGCCCGCGAAGACTTTAAAGAGAATGATGCAACGctgctggggaagaagaagt CCCACGACAAACTCCCCAAGGCATGCTCCGCCGGTagcacaccaccaccactacgCGATTCTATGCACCCCTTTTCCGTCTTGACACTCGGCATCTTCGTAGCTGGCTACATCACCGCCCGATGGGACCTGGTCACTCGCCTCTATGAGCTTGCTATCTTTGCTTGGGATTACGGAGTGGTTGTAATGCTCgcccaccccctcttcccccctcgTCTCCGCTTAAGCCACCCCGCCTCGTTGTCTAACCTGCGCACGTCTGCACAGTCTCGAGCCGCCAAAGGCTTTGCCGCGCTTTCACTTGTGTTCCTGCTCATCTTTATACCCGTGGAACGTCTCGCAGCCCGGGAGTCGACTCTC CACCCGCGAGCACCCGGATCCGGCGTATCGGCCAGAGAGCAGTTGAGAAGACGGGGATCTTTCTAG
- the RRP6 gene encoding exosome nuclease subunit (EggNog:ENOG503NVCS; COG:J; BUSCO:EOG0926158Y) → MESSQDYNSLREAIQPALVTVTRSAGVVANEDLQFQRTVRPSVGDKLDKTADRMLGLVNGLLKSSSKVTGQSTTKLEDIDDIEIKWRGIVDVIDSFLEKADTCLDEYTGLIKRKNAPTVEEGRDPKRSKSTAPLDWSLKRANIVKPQNGFEKKPNNFDKGPWKPILTKKPHAIVPLEQSFSTILNEDHTTQYQNPYQPEIEAMKYPSHVFESREPIKYLDVESTKPIWVDTWEGVLEMVEELKKAREIAIDLEHHDFRTYTGLLSLMQISTREKDWIVDTLVPWRHRLEVLNEVFADPGIVKVFHGAFMDVVWLQRDLGVYVVGLFDTHHASTVLGYGGGSLAFLLKKFVGFEADKRWQLADWRIRPLPAEMLYYARADTHYLLYVYDMIRNDLAAAAHTVHPDGKPIERVIAKSKKTALSRYENPAFDEETGLGDRGWYNYLARSSYVYNKEEFAVFRALWNWRDKTAREEDESTGFVMKEHVMAEIVRVMPSDKKALWSLLDGHARNLKGRLDELFGVVQEGREKGLAGGLSLLQFLSEGSGLAQAQVVPKAQKEEAVDIKELRSEKSQLWGSVPLSSAWEDKGGKKEGEDDEVLELPLYYSAAQEEEEVGGGDGEERVPVLKSAAEVDGQEEQEQENQEFTLKTGRKRKASEADVYSGPEEQVEDEEDVEEDVEMEDATTPADGEQEDDSEEEDVEAAKKTAKQEKKLRRKAAKKAKREAAAQEQAEEGEEKEAEVDEEARREAKRAERKARKAAKRAAKAQEQQQEEGEEEEEEAFDYSKAASVLKADGGARSEFDDKRKGKKGKKEKVFDPYAAKTGSDLKGVRNRNYERAGRSATFRK, encoded by the exons ATGGAGTCATCACAAGATTACAACTCTCTCCGAGAGGCCATCCAACCCGCCCTCGTCACCGTCACTCGATCAGCCGGCGTCGTCGCAAACGAGGATCTCCAATTCCAGCGCACCGTCCGCCCATCCGTCGGCGACAAGCTCGACAAGACCGCCGATCGCATGCTGGGCTTGGTCAACGGGTTGCTCAAGTCTTCCTCCAAGGTGACGGGACAGTCGACGACCAAGCTGGAGGATATCGACGATATCGAGATCAAGTGGAGAGGCATCGTCGACGTGATCGATTCGTTCCTTGAGAAGGCCGACACCTGCCTTGACGAGTACACCGGTTTGATCAAGAGAAAGAATGCGCCCACTGTCGAAGAa GGCCGCGACCCCAAGCGATCGAAATCGACGGCGCCGCTCGACTGGTCTCTCAAGCGCGCCAACATTGTCAAGCCCCAGAATGGGttcgagaagaagcccaaTAATTTTGACAAGGGGCCGTGGAAGCCCATCTTGACGAAGAAGCCACATGCGATTGTTCCGTTGGAGCAGTCTTTCAGCACCATTCTTAATGAAGACCACACTACCCA ATACCAGAATCCTTACCAGCCCGAAATCGAAGCGATGAAATACCCCAGCCATGTGTTCGAGTCAAGAGAGCCGATCAAGTACCTCGACGTCGAGAGCACCAAGCCGATTTGGGTGGACACGTGGGAGGGAGTGCTGGAGATGGtcgaggagctgaagaaggcgagggagattgCGATTGATTTGGAGCATCATGACTTTCGGACTTATACGGGTCTGTTGTCGCTCATGCAGATCAGCACGAGGGAGAAGGATTGGATTGTGGACACTTTGGTGCCGTGGAGGCACAGGTTGGAGGTGCTGAATGAGGTTTTTGCTGACCCGGGGATTGTGAAGGTTTTCCATGGGGCGTTTATGGATGTGGTGTGGCTGCAGAGGGACTTGGGGGTGTAcgtggtggggttgtttgaCACGCATCATGCGTCGACTGTGTTGGGGtatgggggggggagttTGGCTTTTTTGCTGAAGAAGTTTGTGGGGTTTGAGGCGGATAAGAGGTGGCAGCTGGCTGATTGGAGGATTAG GCCGTTGCCGGCGGAGATGCTGTATTATGCCCGGGCTGATACGCATTACTTGCTTTATGTCTACGACATGATCCGGAATGATCTTGCTGCCGCGGCGCACACTGTCCATCCGGATGGGAAGCCGATTGAGCGGGTGATtgccaagtccaagaagactGCTTTGTCTAGGTACGAGAACCCTGCTTTTGACGAGGAGACTGGGCTGGGGGATCGGGGGTGGTATAACTACCTTGCGAGGTCGAGTTATGTCTACAACAAGGAAGAGTTTGCGGTTTTTAGGGCGTTGTGGAACTGGAGGGATAAGACGGCaagggaagaggacgagaGCACGGGGTTTGTGATGAAGGAACATGTCATGGCGGAGATTGTGAGGGTTATGCCTAGTGACAAGAAGGCGCTTTGGAGCTTGCTGGATGGGCACGCGAGGAATTTGAAGGGGAGGCTGGACGAGTTGTTTGGGGTTGTgcaggaggggagggagaaggggctTGCCGGGGGGTTGAGTTTGTTGCAGTTTCTTAGTGAGGGGAGTGGTTTGGCGCAGGCGCAGGTTGTGCCCAAGGcgcagaaggaggaggcggtggataTAAAGGAGTTGAGGAGTGAGAAGTCGCAGTTGTGGGGGAGTGTGCCGTTGAGTTCGGCTTGGGAGGataagggggggaagaaggagggtgaggatgatgaggtgctGGAGCTTCCTCTTTACTATAGCGCTGcgcaagaggaggaggaggttgggggtggtgatggggaggagagggttcCCGTGCTCAAGTCTGCTGCTGAGGTTGATGgtcaggaggagcaggagcaggagaatcAGGAGTTTACACTCAAGACGGGGAGAAAGCGCAAGGCGAGTGAGGCGGATGTGTACTCTGGTCCGGAGGAGCaagtggaggatgaggaagatgttgaggaggatgtggaaaTGGAGGATGCCACCACCCCTGCAGATGGTGAACAAGAAGATGactcggaagaggaggatgtcgaggcggcgaagaagactgctaagcaggagaagaaacTCAGAAGGAAGGCTGCTAAGAAGGCTAAGCGGGAGGCGGCTGCACAGGAGCAGgctgaagagggggaggaaaaggaagcggaagtggatgaggaggcgaggagggaggcgaagaGGGCCGAGCGGAAGGCTAGGAAGGCTGCTAAGAGGGCTGCCAAGGCACAGGAGCAACagcaggaggaaggggaggaggaggaggaggaggcgtttGATTACAGCAAGGCTGCTTCTGTGCTCAAGGCTGACGGGGGGGCGAGGTCGGAGTTTGATGacaagaggaaggggaagaaggggaagaaggagaaggtctTTGATCCGTATGCTGCGAAGACGGGGTCGGAtttgaagggggtgaggaataGGAATTATgagagggcggggaggtCGGCTACTTTTAGGAAGTGA